CATCATTAAAGCTCTCGCCGGAGGGGCAGACCAACACAGCGCCGCTGGTCTGGGAAGTGCGTAGGGGGGCCGCGACCCATTGCCCAGCAGAAATCAAACCCATGAACCCCGCCGCTTTAGGGTCCAGCTTTATTGATACCGGTTGGTCCTCGTCCAAAGCGCGGGAGGCCAGCTGGGAGGCAAAGGCGAAGTCGTCACGCGCGTCATGAGCGCGAAGTTTCTCCACCCAGTCGAGATTTTCGGCCGCCGCCGCTCGCAGCCGGAAGCGACCCCCTTCCCGCAATAACACACATACCAGGCGGGCATGCAGCAAAGCGCGCAACCGCTCGGCCAAGGTTTGAATGACGGCAGAAACATCGGGAACGGCCTGCAGCACTTGTGCACACTGCATCAGGATTTCCGCACGGCGATGCTGCTCCCGCGAGAACTTCGTCAGGCGGCTCGCTTCCAGAAGACTGCCCAGATGACCAGCCAGAATCGTCGCTTTTGCGGCAAAATCTTCATCGAAGAAGTCGGCCCGGGAGGTATGGATGAAGACAGTAGTGCCGATCGCCTCGCCGGCGACCAGTAGCGGCGCAGCCATAATGGATTGGGCTTGGTACTGGCCCGCCAGCGGGTAGCGCGACGGATCGGGCTGGTTCACGTACAAGGTGCGTCGGCGGCGCACCGATTCAGCTGCCACCGCACTCTCGTCGGCTTTCAGAGCGGTCCCGGGAAAACCCTCGGCCATATGCCCTTCGGCCGCAACGCCCACTAACTCATCCTTCGCAAGAACCCTCCAGAAATAACTCCCGTCGACTCCAAAGAATTCCCTGGTAGAGCGAAGGAACATTTGAATGAGCGATTTAGAGTCAATTCCTTGAGTTGCGGCGGCGGCGAATTCGAGCAGAAGTTTTTGAAAAGAGTTGTTCAACCGAGGGGGAGAACCTTGAGGCGCAGTGGTATGCCCAGCTTGCATGCTCGGTCGTCAGCACCTGCAGAAACAGTCAAGCCCTGTAATTACTTATAGTTAACTCTGAAACTACTCTGGAATCTCAATTTGAGTCAAGGAAATTGCCATTCGGGGTGTCGAACTGAGTAAGGCCAGTCCGGCAATCTCACAGTGAAACAGCGCCGGACCGGTGTTAGCGCCGGGTGAGACGGGATGGTCCTCTCTGAGCGCCATTGCCCGAGGCTTGGTACCGGTTAAGCACAGCCTTTTCAATGTGATAGCGGATGTTACTGTGGTACTTCTGCTTCTTCTCTGATGGCAAAAGCCGTGCACCTGTGGGTACGAATTCCCTTAGGAGGAGTTGTGTCTGAAATCAAGGCACGGCGATGGCTGGGAATCTGTGCGCTCGCAGCCGCTGTAGTGACCACGTTCTGGCCAATGCAGGCCCTATCTCAGGGCGAGGCGCCCGCGCGGAAGGTTAAGACCCGGGTGGCCCCTGAGTACCCACAATTGGCCAAGAAGCTGAGTATCGGCGGAACCGTGAAAGTTCAGGTGATCGTCGGTCCTGAAGGCCGGGTGAGAAGCACGAAACTCGTGGGAGGACATCCGTTGCTAGTTCAATCAGCGATGGATGCGGTTCGGAAGTGGAAATTTGAGCCTGGAAGTAGCGAGATCTCAGGAGTGGTGGAAGTGAAATTCCAGCCGCAGAGCGATACCGAGAAGGGTGGCAAGTAGCAGCGCGGACAAAGGCCGACAGATCATCGTGAGGGCCAGCCGTAAGCAGGAGGAAACAAAATGACCATTGGCAGGAAACTCTACCTAAATTTCGGAGCCGTGCTTGCGATGGTGGTGGTCCTGTTCCTGGTGAACATGGTCGCTGTCCAGCGGGAGCACACCGCCAAGTCGGCAGCCGCCCAATCACTGGCGATGGCGGAAGCCACCGATGCAGTGCGCTTCCAGATGATGCAGAACCGGCTCTTTCTGGGAAACTACCTGCTTAGCGGGGATACACATGAGTTTGAAAGGATGAATGAAGGCGTGGTTCGTCTGCAGGA
The DNA window shown above is from Terriglobales bacterium and carries:
- a CDS encoding energy transducer TonB: MSEIKARRWLGICALAAAVVTTFWPMQALSQGEAPARKVKTRVAPEYPQLAKKLSIGGTVKVQVIVGPEGRVRSTKLVGGHPLLVQSAMDAVRKWKFEPGSSEISGVVEVKFQPQSDTEKGGK